A window of the Anoplolepis gracilipes chromosome 11, ASM4749672v1, whole genome shotgun sequence genome harbors these coding sequences:
- the LOC140670945 gene encoding splicing factor 3A subunit 3-like, whose protein sequence is METILEQQRRYHEERERLMDAMVKEMLHRKAGHRENINSEHRLKMLLDQYMDSTMHLEDLYEDKDGQRKEEVQALSGPNEFSEFYSRLKSIKEFYRRHPNEISVPMSVEFEELAKMRENPTEELSNLVEFTDEEGYGKYLDLHECYQKYINLKGIEKMDYITYLSTFDHLFDIPRERKNAEYQRYVESLLGYLTDYLSRVRPLLDINTEIAEANKEFQTHWEKNTFPGWPKETGSALTHVGAHLELSAFSSWEELASLGLDRLKSALMALGLKCGGTLEERAQRLFSTKGEASLDPNLLAKNRKGKSAKTRDSEKQKEIARLEAQVYRLAELVSGQRVATKENVQRKQARTEGERGDSDAEASASESEEEDDNEVPYNPKNLPLGWDGKPIPYWLYKLHGLNISYNCEICGNFTYKGPKAFQRHFAEWRHAHGMRCLGIPNTAHFANVTQIEDALRLWEKLKAQKQAERWQPEQEEEFEDSLGNVVNRKTYEDLKRQGLL, encoded by the exons atggaaacgATATTGGAACAACAACGACGATATCATGAAGAGAGGGAACGATTGATGGATGCAATGGTGAAAGAAATGTTACACAGAAAGGCGGGTCATCGCGAAAACATTAATTCGGAACATCGTCTAAAAATGTTATTGGATCAATATATGGATAGTACAATGCATTTGGAAGATTTATATGAAGATAAAGATGGGCAGAGGAAAGAGGAg gTTCAAGCACTCTCTGGTCCAAATGAATTCTCAGAATTTTATTCACGTTTAAAGTCGATAAAGGAATTTTATCGGCGACATCCTAATGAAATCAGTGTTCCTATGTCTGTCGAATTTGAGGAATTAGctaaaatgagagaaaatcCAACAGAAGAACTATCCAATCTTGTCGAATTTACAGATGAGGAAGGTTATGGAAAATATCTCGATCTTCATGAgtgttatcaaaaatatattaatcttaaggGAATAGAAAAAATGGATTATATAACTTACCTATCAACTTTTGatcatttatttgatattcctAGAGAGAGGAAGAATGCAGAGTATCAAAGATATGTTGAGTCTCTATTAGGATATTTGACAGATTATCTAAGCAGAGTGAGACCTCTGTTAGATATTAATACAGAAATTGCAGAAGCCAACAAAGAGTTTCAGACTCATTGGGAGAAAAACACATTCCCTGGTTGGCCCAAGGAAACTGGAAGTGCTTTGACCCATGTAGGAGCACACTTGGAATTATCTGCGTTTTCATCATGGGAGGAATTGGCATCTCTTGGCTTGGACAGATTAAAATCAGCTTTAATGGCTTTAGGACTTAAATGCGGAGGTACGCTTGAGGAACGGGCGCAAAGACTTTTCAGTACAAAAGGTGAAGCCTCTTTAGATCCCAACTTATTAGCTAAAAATCGAAAGGGAAAGTCAGCTAAAACTAGAGATTCTGAAAAGCAAAAGGAAATTGCACGACTCGAGGCTCAGGTGTATAGGCTCGCCGAACTAGTATCTGGTCAACGAGTAGCTACGAAAGAAAATGTACAAAGAAAACAAGCAAGAACCGAGGGTGAAAGAGGCGATTCTGATGCAGAAGCAAGTGCGAGCGAATCGGAAGAAGAGGATGACAATGAGGTTCCATATAATCCAAAAAATTTGCCCTTAGGCTGGGATGGGAAACCAATACCTTATTGGTTGTACAAACTGCATGGTCTAAACATTAGTTACAATTGTGAAATTTGTGGCAATTTCACATATAAAGGTCCAAAGGCATTCCAGAGACACTTCGCGGAATGGAGACACGCTCACGGCATGCGCTGTCTTGGTATTCCGAACACGGCTCATTTTGCCAATGTCACTCAAATTGAGGATGCCCTACGTCTGTGGGAAAAGCTCAAAGCACAGAAACAAGCGGAACGTTGGCAACCAGAACAGGAAGAAGAATTTGAAGACTCGCTTGGCAATGTAGTCAATCGCAAAACGTATGAGGATCTTAAGAGACAAGGCCTgctataa